One window from the genome of Lepisosteus oculatus isolate fLepOcu1 chromosome 25, fLepOcu1.hap2, whole genome shotgun sequence encodes:
- the si:ch73-70k4.1 gene encoding uncharacterized protein si:ch73-70k4.1, producing the protein MMAQEKHAKLKLKRKKCPPQESKAAHSASNPDFEGSPKSCSEELKTSRPDRAPAPMDMWWWNKPDLSVTESLWAVLLKSAFPDRSQGDWIHVPDLPSLVSQPRFSEQGHPGLKTCASCGEEQTRFPSISKAASLNSLNSDVDFDSEPYPGTRDQILREKEKLVHCDRQPPSATQAEHAEKPPSAVDKVAGDTRLRHNEVPEAERDSETRQQQRLREALPSSGATGDGTRSALTDGAGAAVARPRCRREETSTARPRSLERAQRGNEEEDAIRGKLPAHGGGDSDSCIATEETRSAKPPPEEERRQAGWQKEHTAANNRKADGNSDGGAAIESCPMCRTQFPAGFTQLDCDSHLAKCLSEMNEDIVW; encoded by the exons ATGATGGCCCAGGAGAAGCACGCAAAACTGAAACTGAAGAGAAAGAAATGCCCTCCACAGGAGTCGAAAGCGGCACATTCCGCTAGCAACCCGGACTTTGAAGGCTCGCCGAAAAGTTGCAGCGAAGAATTGAAAACATCCCGTCCAGACCGCGCACCGGCACC AATGGACATGTGGTGGTGGAACAAACCCGACCTCAGTGTGACTGAGAGTTTGTGGGCGGTCCTGTTGAAGTCTGCCTTCCCAGACCGCAGCCAGGGAGACTGGATACATGTGCCCGACCTCCCCTCGCTTGTGTCACAG CCGAGATTTTCAGAACAAGGGCATCCTGGATTGAAGACCTGTGCTAGCTGTGGTGAAGAACAGACCCGTTTTCCATCGATTTCCAAAGCAGCATCCCTTAATTCACTGAATTCAGACGTGGATTTCGATTCTGAGCCCTATCCTGGGACTCGGGACCAAATCCTGAGGGAGAAAGAGAAGCTTGTGCACTGTGACAGACAGCCTCCCAGTGCGACTCAAGCTGAACACGCTGAAAAACCACCTTCAGCTGTGGACAAAGTTGCAGGGGACACCAGACTGAGACATAACGAGGTGCCTGAAGCCGAACGCGACAGTGAAACGAGGCAGCAGCAACGCCTACGCGAGGCCTTGCCGTCGTCGGGGGCGACGGGAGACGGAACGCGGAGCGCGCTAACTGACGGGGCCGGCGCGGCGGTGGCTAGGCCTCGCTGCCGACGTGAGGAGACCTCCACCGCGAGGCCCCGCTCGTTAGAGAGAGCCCAGCGCGGGAACGAGGAAGAGGACGCGATCAGAGGGAAGCTACCTGCTCACGGGGGGGGAGACTCTGACAGCTGCATCGCCACCGAAGAGACGCGTTCGGCGAAACCCCCTCCGGAGGAGGAGCGTCGCCAGGCAGGTTGGCAGAAGGAGCATACGGCTGCTAATAACAGGAAAGCTGATGGGAATTCAGATGGAGGTGCAGCTATAGAGAGCTGCCCCATGTGTCGCACACAGTTTCCTGCTGG ATTCACCCAACTGGACTGCGACAGTCACCTCGCCAAGTGCTTGTCGGAGATGAACGAGGACATTGTCTGGTAG